In Dehalococcoidia bacterium, a single genomic region encodes these proteins:
- the coaE gene encoding dephospho-CoA kinase (Dephospho-CoA kinase (CoaE) performs the final step in coenzyme A biosynthesis.) has protein sequence MVIGVTGGIGTGKSTVTRILRELGAVVIDADALGHEAYRPGTQAWQEVVEAFGTDILLPSGEVDRKRLGAIVFNDPQALARLNAIMHPKMFRMAQERIQQAKAQGHQVIVLEAAILLEAGWDPLVDEIWVVTAPEAVAVERAQARTGLPREAILARVRAQMPPQERIRRAHVVIDNAGSLEDLRRRLETLWQERIVTRR, from the coding sequence GTGGTTATCGGCGTTACAGGGGGCATAGGCACGGGCAAGAGCACCGTCACCCGCATCCTGCGGGAGCTAGGGGCGGTGGTGATTGACGCCGATGCCCTGGGCCACGAGGCTTACCGTCCAGGCACCCAGGCCTGGCAGGAGGTGGTGGAGGCATTCGGCACAGACATCCTCCTCCCCAGCGGGGAGGTGGACCGCAAGCGCCTCGGTGCCATCGTGTTCAACGACCCCCAGGCTTTGGCCCGCCTCAACGCCATTATGCACCCCAAGATGTTCCGCATGGCCCAGGAGCGCATCCAGCAGGCCAAGGCGCAAGGGCACCAGGTTATCGTTCTGGAGGCGGCGATCCTGCTGGAGGCGGGCTGGGACCCTCTGGTGGACGAAATTTGGGTGGTCACGGCCCCCGAGGCGGTGGCGGTGGAGCGTGCCCAGGCCCGCACGGGCCTGCCGCGGGAGGCCATTCTGGCGCGGGTGCGTGCCCAGATGCCCCCGCAGGAGCGCATCCGCCGTGCCCACGTGGTGATTGACAACGCAGGGTCGCTGGAAGACCTGCGCCGACGCCTAGAAACCCTTTGGCAAGAACGCATCGTTACACGAAGGTGA
- a CDS encoding CbbQ/NirQ/NorQ/GpvN family protein: MPTARKPTLYRELRIEEYVVRDEPFYLPQGDEVQLFETAYYQKIPVLLKGPTGCGKTRFVEYMAYRLSRPLVVVKPADKGEAPLGEEPTEDDSPPRRNIPLVTVACHEDLTASDLVGRYLIEGEGTRWIDGPLTRAVRSGAICYLDEIVEARKDTTVLIHPLTDHRRILPVEKRGILLEAHDGFLLVISYNPGYQSALKDLKQSTRQRFIAIEFTYPPKELEAKVIEHEAGVSPEVAWRLAKLGEKVRNLKEHGLQEGVSTRLLIYAGKLIAKGIPPRRACQVAVVWALTDDAPIQRSIEEVVASIFE; encoded by the coding sequence ATGCCCACAGCACGCAAACCCACCCTCTACAGAGAACTGCGCATTGAAGAGTATGTCGTCCGGGACGAGCCCTTCTACCTCCCCCAGGGCGACGAGGTGCAACTCTTCGAAACAGCGTACTACCAGAAGATTCCCGTTCTCCTGAAGGGCCCCACGGGGTGTGGCAAGACCCGTTTCGTGGAATACATGGCCTACCGCCTTAGCCGCCCCCTGGTGGTGGTGAAACCCGCCGACAAGGGGGAAGCCCCCCTGGGCGAGGAGCCTACCGAGGACGACTCCCCCCCGCGCCGCAACATCCCCCTGGTTACAGTGGCCTGCCACGAAGACCTGACCGCCAGCGACCTGGTGGGACGCTACCTCATTGAGGGGGAGGGCACCCGCTGGATAGACGGCCCCCTCACCCGCGCCGTGCGCTCGGGGGCCATCTGCTACCTGGACGAGATCGTGGAGGCCCGCAAGGACACCACGGTGCTCATTCACCCCCTCACCGACCACCGGCGCATCCTCCCGGTGGAGAAGCGGGGCATCCTCCTAGAGGCCCACGACGGCTTCCTCCTGGTCATCTCCTATAACCCCGGCTACCAGAGCGCCCTGAAAGACCTGAAGCAGTCCACCCGCCAGCGCTTCATCGCCATAGAGTTCACCTATCCGCCCAAGGAACTGGAGGCCAAGGTCATTGAACACGAGGCGGGGGTGTCCCCGGAGGTGGCGTGGCGTCTGGCCAAACTGGGGGAGAAGGTGCGCAACCTGAAGGAGCACGGCCTGCAAGAGGGCGTCTCCACCCGCTTGCTCATCTACGCCGGCAAACTCATCGCCAAGGGCATCCCCCCGCGCCGTGCCTGCCAGGTGGCGGTCGTATGGGCCCTCACCGACGACGCCCCTATCCAGCGGAGCATTGAGGAGGTCGTGGCCTCCATTTTTGAGTAG
- a CDS encoding MFS transporter, which yields MERRQTLRPPSGGLNEPAPAGILTPVAPARPIPTIASGWPLIAAAWTVFLLGLAVLWHANGIFLVEWERTFGWGRGLIAGAFSLGGALSALATPLIGRLADRYSVHRLVIAGALTMGGGLVLIALIRAPWHLYLSYTLAYLGFTLMGHVPMGAVLARTFPRRRALAIGIAHTGMGSGGILLAPLIPLLITVMGWRWTLVLFGVVSAGILVLLGHTLFRRAASPPVARSGRTERGTSLGDALRSREFWVLALAFVSANLALSGIGAHMVPFLADRGVSLQRGVWAIALLAFSHVGGKLGLALLSERFRPHYPLAVAYGLGALAVLLLVMVGAPWTAYVSAALVGLAMSATTVFQPILGALYFGTAALGAILGVLFAITFSLASAGGAVAGLLYDTTGTYRLPFLLFLGLLLVGSLLVLVAGWRVRPATSAPAPPVSVPGHRS from the coding sequence ATGGAACGACGACAAACCCTCAGGCCTCCTTCGGGGGGCCTGAATGAGCCCGCTCCAGCGGGCATTCTGACCCCCGTTGCCCCCGCACGGCCCATCCCCACCATCGCTTCTGGGTGGCCCCTCATCGCTGCGGCGTGGACGGTGTTCTTGCTGGGGTTGGCGGTTCTGTGGCACGCTAACGGTATCTTTCTGGTGGAGTGGGAGCGCACCTTCGGGTGGGGGCGAGGTCTGATCGCTGGGGCGTTCTCGTTGGGGGGGGCGCTGTCGGCTTTAGCCACCCCCCTCATCGGTCGGCTGGCTGACCGCTACAGCGTGCATCGCCTCGTCATCGCCGGGGCGCTAACCATGGGCGGGGGATTGGTGCTCATCGCCCTCATTCGGGCACCCTGGCACCTGTACCTCAGTTACACCCTGGCTTATCTGGGCTTTACGCTGATGGGGCATGTGCCCATGGGGGCAGTGTTGGCCCGCACCTTCCCCCGTCGGAGGGCGCTGGCCATCGGCATCGCCCACACGGGCATGGGGAGTGGGGGCATCCTGCTGGCTCCGCTCATTCCTTTGCTGATCACAGTGATGGGGTGGCGGTGGACGCTGGTGCTCTTTGGGGTGGTATCGGCAGGGATATTGGTCTTGTTAGGACACACCCTCTTCCGAAGGGCAGCCTCGCCTCCCGTTGCCCGGAGTGGACGCACCGAGCGGGGCACCAGCCTGGGCGACGCCCTGCGCAGCCGAGAGTTCTGGGTGCTGGCGTTGGCCTTCGTGTCGGCCAACCTGGCGCTCAGCGGTATTGGCGCCCACATGGTCCCCTTCCTGGCCGACCGGGGCGTCTCCCTGCAGAGGGGGGTGTGGGCCATTGCGCTGCTGGCCTTTTCCCATGTGGGGGGGAAGTTGGGGCTGGCGCTCCTGTCGGAGCGCTTCCGCCCCCACTATCCGTTGGCGGTGGCCTATGGGCTGGGGGCGCTGGCGGTGCTCCTGCTGGTGATGGTGGGCGCGCCCTGGACGGCCTATGTATCGGCAGCCCTTGTAGGGCTGGCCATGTCGGCCACCACGGTGTTCCAGCCTATCCTGGGGGCGCTCTATTTCGGCACCGCTGCCCTGGGGGCCATCCTGGGGGTGCTGTTTGCCATCACCTTCTCCTTGGCCTCGGCGGGGGGAGCGGTGGCAGGCCTCCTGTATGACACCACAGGCACCTACCGCTTGCCCTTCCTGCTGTTCCTGGGGCTTCTACTGGTGGGGAGCCTACTGGTGCTGGTGGCGGGGTGGCGGGTGCGCCCTGCTACCTCTGCCCCAGCGCCTCCCGTATCTGTGCCGGGGCATCGGTCTTGA
- a CDS encoding MaoC family dehydratase N-terminal domain-containing protein codes for MTLTAQVHTALQALQKAVGSVSEPVTYEVEAGHIRRFAEAIGDPNPLFTDEAAARRTRYGGMVAPPTFLRAFPPNPLPVPDFPLARRLDGGSEWEYHEPIRPGDRITVVQRLADVRLREGRLGPMLFIIRDIIYTNQFGQVVATQRATGIAY; via the coding sequence ATGACGCTCACCGCCCAGGTGCACACCGCCTTGCAAGCCCTCCAGAAGGCGGTGGGGAGTGTCTCGGAGCCGGTAACTTATGAGGTGGAGGCGGGGCACATCCGCCGTTTTGCCGAGGCCATAGGGGATCCGAACCCGCTCTTTACCGACGAGGCTGCTGCGCGGCGCACCCGCTACGGGGGCATGGTCGCACCTCCCACCTTCCTGCGGGCTTTCCCCCCCAATCCCCTGCCCGTTCCCGACTTCCCGCTCGCCCGTCGCCTGGACGGGGGGAGCGAGTGGGAATACCATGAGCCCATTCGCCCCGGCGACCGCATCACCGTAGTCCAACGCCTCGCCGATGTGCGCCTGCGGGAGGGGCGCCTGGGGCCAATGCTGTTCATCATTCGGGACATAATCTATACCAACCAGTTTGGACAGGTGGTGGCCACCCAGCGGGCCACCGGCATCGCCTACTAA
- the lipB gene encoding lipoyl(octanoyl) transferase LipB → MRLSSPLWVADLGTMPYRPCWTLQHRLLEGRAQGRVGDLLLLVEHPPVITLGRRGTLDDVRVPLEALSIQGVEVIPVDRGGQATFHGPGQLVGYPIIHLRERGLGPVAFVRLLEEALITALQRLGIGATRRPGLTGVWVGEEKVCAIGLRVSRAITMHGFALNVSTDLSWFSAIVPCGMPDAGVTSIVKVLGRPVDMGEVKALVARSLAEHLGAFLEWLPRQQVERLVGTPVPATP, encoded by the coding sequence ATGCGTTTGTCTTCCCCCCTGTGGGTCGCCGACCTGGGGACCATGCCCTACCGCCCCTGCTGGACACTTCAGCACAGGCTTCTGGAGGGGCGCGCCCAGGGACGGGTGGGCGACCTCCTTCTGCTGGTGGAGCATCCCCCCGTCATCACGCTAGGGCGCAGAGGCACCCTGGATGATGTGCGGGTGCCCCTGGAAGCCCTCTCCATCCAGGGTGTAGAGGTGATTCCCGTAGACCGCGGCGGCCAGGCCACCTTCCACGGCCCCGGCCAACTGGTGGGCTACCCCATTATCCACCTGCGGGAACGGGGCCTGGGGCCGGTGGCCTTCGTCCGCCTGCTGGAGGAGGCCCTCATCACCGCCTTGCAACGGCTGGGCATTGGGGCCACTCGCCGCCCCGGCCTCACGGGGGTGTGGGTGGGCGAGGAGAAAGTGTGCGCTATCGGCCTGCGGGTCAGCCGCGCCATCACCATGCACGGCTTCGCCCTGAATGTCTCCACCGACCTCTCCTGGTTCTCGGCCATCGTCCCCTGCGGGATGCCCGATGCCGGGGTAACCTCCATCGTGAAGGTATTGGGGCGTCCTGTGGACATGGGAGAGGTCAAAGCCCTGGTCGCCCGGAGCCTTGCCGAGCACCTGGGGGCCTTTCTGGAATGGCTCCCTCGCCAACAGGTAGAGCGTCTCGTGGGGACGCCCGTCCCCGCTACGCCCTGA
- a CDS encoding MFS transporter yields the protein MLGVMLGLFLAALDQTIVGTALPRIVQDLGGFQRYTWVATSYMLASTTVVPIVGRLTDYYGRKGFYLGAIAVFLVGSALCGLSQTMTQLILARAVQGLGAGVMLAVAFIIIGDLFAPAERGKYQGFMSAVFGLASVVGPTLGGFITDALSWHWIFFINIPIGIPVLAILVRFFPQSGGMAQRPRLDIPGAVLLVLTMVPLLLGLSWGGVDYPWASPQVVGALVFAAAMALLLIWVELRAQNPLIPPALFRNGIVSICLGAIFLTGLGMFGAIIFVPLFFQGVLGASATSSGSFLTPMMLGVITGATLSGQALSRLGGHYRLHGLVGIAIMGVGTFIFSRFGPDTSYPWAVGTVVVIGLGLGITFPAFTIAVQNAVPQEVLGIATSATQLFRSVGGTVGLALLGALVTQRFTHAFADALPPPVASRLPPVLLDNLTRNPQSLLGRGDLSGGGPLTSIPDPLVAQGLAQALRHALAVAISDVFLVATIVLGVALLLVLFLREIPLRTRPDGGHEPMA from the coding sequence ATGCTGGGGGTGATGCTGGGATTGTTCCTGGCCGCCCTGGACCAAACCATCGTGGGCACTGCCCTGCCCCGCATCGTGCAGGACTTGGGCGGGTTCCAGCGCTACACCTGGGTAGCCACCTCCTACATGCTCGCCTCCACCACGGTGGTGCCCATCGTGGGCCGCCTCACCGACTACTATGGGCGCAAGGGGTTCTACCTGGGGGCCATCGCCGTATTCCTGGTGGGCTCGGCCCTGTGCGGCCTCAGCCAGACCATGACCCAACTGATTCTGGCCCGTGCCGTGCAGGGCCTGGGGGCTGGGGTAATGCTGGCTGTGGCCTTCATCATCATCGGCGACCTGTTTGCCCCCGCCGAGCGGGGCAAATACCAGGGGTTCATGAGCGCCGTGTTCGGGTTGGCGTCCGTTGTGGGCCCCACCCTGGGCGGGTTCATCACCGACGCCCTGTCGTGGCATTGGATCTTCTTCATCAACATCCCCATCGGCATCCCTGTGCTGGCCATCCTGGTGCGCTTCTTCCCCCAGTCGGGCGGGATGGCCCAGCGCCCCCGCCTGGACATCCCTGGGGCGGTGCTCCTGGTGCTGACCATGGTGCCTCTGCTGTTGGGCCTCTCTTGGGGTGGGGTGGACTACCCCTGGGCCTCCCCCCAGGTGGTGGGGGCACTGGTTTTCGCCGCAGCGATGGCTCTCCTGCTCATTTGGGTAGAACTGCGGGCGCAGAATCCCCTCATCCCCCCGGCCCTATTCCGCAACGGCATCGTAAGCATCTGCCTGGGGGCTATCTTCCTGACCGGCCTGGGCATGTTCGGTGCCATTATCTTCGTGCCCCTGTTCTTTCAAGGGGTGTTGGGGGCCTCGGCCACCAGTAGTGGCAGTTTCCTGACGCCCATGATGTTGGGGGTCATTACGGGTGCGACCCTGTCGGGGCAGGCCCTCTCCCGCCTGGGGGGGCATTACCGCCTGCACGGGCTGGTGGGCATCGCCATTATGGGCGTGGGGACTTTCATTTTCTCCCGCTTCGGGCCAGACACCTCCTATCCCTGGGCGGTGGGCACCGTGGTGGTGATAGGGCTGGGCCTGGGCATCACCTTCCCCGCCTTCACCATCGCCGTGCAGAACGCCGTTCCCCAAGAGGTGTTGGGCATCGCCACCTCGGCCACCCAACTGTTCCGCTCGGTGGGGGGGACGGTGGGGTTGGCCCTGCTGGGGGCGCTGGTTACCCAACGCTTCACCCACGCCTTTGCTGATGCCCTTCCGCCCCCGGTAGCATCCCGCCTCCCCCCCGTCCTCCTGGACAACCTTACCCGTAACCCCCAGTCCCTTCTGGGGCGGGGAGACCTCTCCGGAGGCGGCCCCCTCACCTCCATCCCCGACCCCCTTGTGGCTCAGGGGCTTGCCCAGGCCCTGCGCCACGCCCTAGCCGTCGCCATCAGCGATGTGTTCCTGGTGGCCACTATTGTGCTGGGTGTGGCCCTCCTGCTGGTGCTCTTTTTGCGGGAAATTCCCTTGCGCACCCGCCCCGACGGGGGGCACGAACCGATGGCCTAG
- a CDS encoding protein phosphatase 2C domain-containing protein, whose product MATFALAWGVAHHQGPRPTDEDAWCVLPALGGRPGTLFAGVFDGHGGAEAARLAADLLPRLFLEALAAQPPGAPEAVPHAFVHAYTTASERICSQTASGTTAATLWVTPHGVWHAHVGDSRIVRVAGGQVHRLTRDHRVRDPQEFARLQALGAQFWGPYVVLPDGRGLAVARALGDPAFARFVIPTPEVGFLPPPHQETTLVVACDGLWDVVSDAEAGALAAGHADAHQAAHHLVEEALTRNTTDNVTVLVVRITPRSQ is encoded by the coding sequence ATGGCGACTTTCGCTCTGGCGTGGGGTGTGGCGCACCACCAGGGGCCCCGTCCGACGGACGAGGACGCCTGGTGCGTGCTCCCCGCCCTGGGGGGACGGCCAGGCACCCTCTTCGCAGGGGTGTTTGATGGGCACGGGGGGGCCGAGGCGGCGCGCCTGGCTGCCGACCTGCTCCCCCGCTTGTTCCTGGAGGCCCTGGCCGCCCAGCCCCCTGGCGCCCCGGAGGCAGTGCCCCACGCCTTCGTCCACGCCTACACCACCGCCTCGGAGCGCATCTGCTCCCAGACCGCCTCCGGCACCACCGCCGCCACCCTGTGGGTTACCCCTCATGGGGTGTGGCATGCCCATGTGGGCGACTCCCGTATCGTCCGTGTGGCTGGGGGCCAGGTGCACCGCCTCACCCGCGACCATCGGGTGCGCGACCCCCAAGAGTTCGCCCGCCTGCAAGCCCTGGGAGCCCAGTTCTGGGGGCCGTATGTAGTGCTCCCGGATGGGAGGGGGCTGGCCGTGGCGCGCGCTCTGGGCGACCCTGCCTTCGCCCGCTTCGTCATCCCCACTCCCGAGGTGGGCTTTTTGCCCCCACCCCACCAGGAGACCACCCTGGTGGTGGCCTGCGACGGCCTGTGGGATGTGGTCTCCGATGCCGAGGCGGGCGCCCTCGCCGCAGGGCACGCCGACGCTCACCAGGCGGCCCACCACCTGGTCGAGGAGGCCCTGACCCGTAACACCACCGACAATGTTACCGTCCTGGTGGTACGCATAACGCCCCGTAGCCAGTGA
- a CDS encoding glycerophosphodiester phosphodiesterase, producing MRISPRLPYREFVRQRRPVVVAHRGAMAFAPENTIAAFTLALEQGAEVIELDVHLSKDGIPVVIHDHTLERTTNGKGLVSAHTFEALRTLDAGAWFDPAFAGQRILSLGEVLAWAQGRAYLKIELKTLPMRYPGIEEKVLVLLQRWDMEEQVEVFSFDHPCVRRFKQMAPHIPVGVCYSADVGDHVALARYAGAEVLHPHWTAISREMVEKAHAAGLWVDAWTVNDPQVVRTLVEWGVDFLKTDAPAQIREALGQR from the coding sequence ATGCGCATCTCCCCCCGCCTGCCCTATCGGGAGTTCGTCCGCCAGCGCCGTCCCGTTGTCGTAGCCCATCGGGGGGCTATGGCCTTCGCCCCCGAGAACACCATCGCCGCCTTCACCCTGGCCCTGGAGCAGGGGGCCGAGGTGATTGAACTGGATGTGCACCTGTCCAAAGACGGCATCCCCGTGGTCATCCACGACCACACCTTAGAGCGCACCACCAACGGCAAGGGGCTGGTGAGCGCCCACACCTTTGAGGCCCTGCGCACCCTGGACGCGGGGGCGTGGTTTGACCCCGCCTTCGCCGGCCAACGCATCCTCTCCTTGGGGGAAGTGCTGGCGTGGGCACAGGGGCGTGCCTACCTGAAGATTGAACTGAAGACCCTCCCCATGCGCTACCCCGGCATAGAGGAGAAGGTGCTAGTGCTCCTGCAACGCTGGGATATGGAGGAGCAGGTGGAGGTGTTCTCCTTTGACCATCCCTGCGTGCGGCGCTTTAAGCAGATGGCCCCCCACATCCCTGTGGGGGTGTGCTACAGCGCCGATGTGGGCGACCATGTGGCCCTGGCCCGCTACGCCGGGGCCGAGGTGCTTCACCCCCACTGGACGGCCATCTCCCGGGAGATGGTGGAGAAGGCCCACGCCGCCGGCCTCTGGGTGGACGCCTGGACGGTCAACGACCCCCAGGTGGTCCGCACCCTGGTGGAGTGGGGTGTGGACTTCCTCAAGACCGATGCCCCGGCACAGATACGGGAGGCGCTGGGGCAGAGGTAG
- a CDS encoding SDR family oxidoreductase — protein MPDTLKDKVAVITGAGRGIGRGIALFFAQEGAKVVVNDPGVNVDGTGGTTSVADAVVEEIRKAGGHAVANYDSVVTMQGGENIIKTALNAFGKLDIVVTCAGILRDRMVFNMTEEEWDAVIATHLKGTFTVVKPACVIFRQQRSGRIITFSSESGLIGNSGQANYGAAKSGIAGFTKVVARDMGRYGVTANCIAPRALTRMTAGIPEAARQIRAQRGIAGIEEEEGIAQWQPEDVAPFVAYLASDFAAHINGQIFLVYGDTIALMSQPRLIKTIYKPTGYWTAEELREVLPKTLTKGLVNPAPPQPPQPAPTQPTR, from the coding sequence ATGCCAGACACCTTGAAAGATAAGGTTGCTGTGATTACGGGGGCAGGGCGGGGCATCGGCCGGGGTATCGCCCTGTTTTTCGCCCAGGAGGGGGCGAAAGTCGTGGTGAACGACCCCGGCGTGAATGTGGACGGCACCGGGGGCACCACCTCAGTGGCCGATGCAGTGGTGGAGGAGATTCGCAAGGCGGGGGGACACGCCGTCGCCAACTACGACAGCGTGGTCACGATGCAGGGCGGGGAGAACATCATCAAGACCGCCCTCAACGCCTTCGGCAAACTGGATATCGTGGTTACCTGCGCCGGCATCCTGCGCGACCGGATGGTCTTCAATATGACCGAGGAGGAGTGGGATGCGGTCATCGCCACCCACCTGAAGGGCACCTTCACGGTGGTGAAGCCCGCCTGTGTTATCTTCCGTCAGCAGAGGTCGGGGCGCATCATCACCTTCTCCTCCGAATCGGGCCTCATCGGCAATTCGGGGCAGGCCAACTACGGGGCGGCCAAGTCGGGCATCGCCGGCTTCACCAAGGTGGTGGCACGCGATATGGGGCGCTATGGGGTAACGGCCAACTGCATCGCCCCCCGCGCCCTTACCCGCATGACGGCGGGCATTCCCGAGGCGGCACGGCAAATTCGTGCCCAGCGGGGCATCGCCGGCATAGAAGAGGAGGAGGGCATCGCCCAGTGGCAGCCGGAGGATGTGGCTCCCTTTGTGGCCTACCTGGCCAGCGACTTCGCCGCCCATATCAACGGGCAGATTTTCCTGGTGTATGGCGACACCATCGCCCTGATGTCCCAGCCCCGCCTCATCAAGACCATTTATAAGCCCACAGGCTACTGGACGGCGGAGGAACTGCGGGAGGTGCTCCCCAAGACTTTGACGAAGGGTCTGGTCAATCCCGCACCACCCCAGCCCCCTCAGCCGGCCCCCACCCAGCCTACACGCTAA
- a CDS encoding SDR family oxidoreductase, with protein sequence MARLLEGKVAVVTGGGRGIGRAVCLALAKHGAKVVVNDPGVAVDGTGFSQAPAQEVVDLIRAQGGQAVPNFDTVATMQGGENIIKTALNTYGTIDILVTCAGILRDRMIFNMTEEEWDAVIATHLKGTFTVVKPASIVMRQKRYGRIITFSSVSGLWGNSGQANYGAAKDGIAGFTRVIARDLGRYGVTCNVISPGAETRMTQTVPESARQLRAQRGIVSSSTVVPRTFPRPPEAVAEVVVWLASDEAAHVNGQIFHVAGNIVGLMNNPAVVKELRRPGGGRWTVEEIAALFPQALGMDLVNPAPPQPPPQPAGQPAPTAQAPAPAS encoded by the coding sequence ATGGCGAGGCTTCTGGAAGGGAAAGTTGCTGTGGTTACCGGCGGTGGCCGGGGCATCGGTCGCGCCGTGTGTTTGGCCCTGGCCAAGCACGGGGCTAAAGTGGTGGTCAACGACCCCGGCGTGGCAGTGGACGGCACGGGCTTCTCCCAGGCACCCGCCCAGGAGGTGGTGGATCTCATTCGTGCCCAGGGGGGGCAGGCCGTCCCCAACTTTGACACCGTGGCCACGATGCAGGGCGGGGAGAACATCATTAAGACCGCCCTGAACACCTACGGCACCATTGACATCCTGGTTACCTGCGCCGGCATCCTGCGCGACCGGATGATCTTCAATATGACCGAGGAGGAGTGGGATGCGGTCATCGCCACCCACCTGAAGGGCACCTTCACGGTGGTGAAGCCCGCCTCCATCGTGATGCGCCAGAAGCGCTACGGGCGCATTATCACTTTCTCCTCGGTGTCGGGCCTGTGGGGCAACTCGGGCCAGGCCAACTACGGGGCGGCTAAAGATGGCATCGCCGGCTTCACCCGCGTCATCGCCCGCGACCTGGGGCGCTATGGCGTTACCTGCAATGTCATCTCCCCTGGAGCCGAGACCCGCATGACCCAGACGGTCCCCGAGAGTGCCCGCCAACTGCGCGCCCAGCGGGGTATCGTCTCCTCTAGCACCGTTGTGCCCCGCACCTTCCCCCGTCCCCCCGAGGCGGTGGCCGAGGTGGTGGTGTGGCTGGCCTCGGACGAGGCGGCCCACGTGAACGGGCAGATTTTCCACGTGGCGGGCAACATCGTGGGGCTGATGAATAACCCCGCCGTGGTGAAGGAACTGCGCCGGCCGGGCGGGGGGCGCTGGACAGTGGAGGAGATCGCTGCCCTGTTCCCGCAGGCGTTAGGAATGGACCTTGTCAACCCCGCACCGCCCCAGCCTCCGCCGCAACCCGCCGGCCAGCCCGCTCCCACGGCCCAGGCCCCCGCACCTGCCTCCTAG
- a CDS encoding MaoC/PaaZ C-terminal domain-containing protein has product MGKVLYWEDVSEGQEIPPLVKHPTTQQLVKYAGASGDFYQIHYDKDFALANGLPGVIIHGALKNAWLGQLITDWIGEYGTLKKLSCQYRGMDVPGDTLTAKGRVTRKYVQDGQHFVECEIWIENSKGERTTPGSATVILPSRANPLGA; this is encoded by the coding sequence ATGGGCAAGGTGCTCTATTGGGAGGATGTGAGCGAGGGTCAGGAGATACCCCCTCTGGTGAAGCATCCCACCACCCAACAACTGGTTAAGTATGCGGGGGCGTCGGGGGACTTCTATCAAATCCATTACGATAAAGACTTCGCTTTGGCCAACGGCTTGCCGGGGGTCATCATCCACGGGGCGCTGAAGAACGCCTGGCTGGGCCAACTCATCACCGACTGGATCGGCGAATACGGCACCCTCAAGAAGCTCTCCTGCCAATATCGGGGGATGGATGTGCCGGGCGATACCCTCACGGCCAAGGGGCGGGTTACCCGCAAGTATGTGCAGGATGGTCAGCACTTTGTGGAGTGCGAGATTTGGATTGAAAACAGCAAGGGGGAGCGCACCACGCCCGGCTCGGCTACGGTGATTCTGCCTAGTCGCGCCAACCCCCTGGGGGCGTAA
- a CDS encoding MaoC family dehydratase N-terminal domain-containing protein, translating to MSTLLAGWADCWFGGAHMAQAPLLTEEQRRSLIGKESRPVSTLVEKGHIRRFAEAIGDPNPLFTDEAAARRTRYGGIIAPPTFLRAVRTEMVALDLPGSRLLDAGSEWEYFEPVRPGDVITAVARVVDVRERPLRVGQALFVVQEITYTNQFGQKVATQRSTLIRY from the coding sequence TTGTCTACACTGCTTGCGGGTTGGGCCGATTGCTGGTTCGGAGGTGCCCACATGGCCCAGGCTCCTTTGCTCACAGAGGAACAGCGACGCTCCCTTATCGGCAAGGAAAGTCGCCCTGTCTCCACCCTCGTGGAGAAGGGGCACATCCGCCGTTTTGCCGAAGCCATAGGGGATCCGAACCCGCTCTTTACCGACGAGGCTGCTGCGCGGCGCACCCGCTACGGGGGGATCATCGCACCCCCCACCTTCCTGCGGGCGGTGCGCACCGAGATGGTGGCCCTGGACCTGCCGGGCAGTCGCCTGCTGGACGCTGGGAGCGAGTGGGAGTATTTTGAGCCGGTCCGCCCCGGGGATGTGATCACGGCGGTGGCGCGTGTCGTGGATGTGCGGGAGCGCCCCCTGCGGGTGGGGCAGGCTCTCTTCGTGGTGCAGGAGATCACCTATACCAATCAGTTCGGGCAGAAGGTGGCCACCCAACGCTCTACCCTCATTCGTTACTAG